The following nucleotide sequence is from Capricornis sumatraensis isolate serow.1 chromosome 5, serow.2, whole genome shotgun sequence.
GGGCTGCTGTTCAAACTCGCGCGTCTGAATtctttgggagcccatggactgcagcacaccaggcttccctgtccttcactatctcccggggtTTGCTCTAGTGCGAGGTCTTATCCACCAAGCCCTCTGATCAGCGCTAGGGTGCAGGAAACAGCGAGTGGTGTGAACAGACCCCCTCCTCATTCCTCCAAACCCAAAGGGCGGGACCGGGCGAGCTTCCGGCAGAGGGACCGTCGGGTGCATGGTCCGAGCCGCTGTTTCGCTTTAAATGGATCCCAAAGCTCCCTAAAGAGTACACACTGTCAGGGAACCACGCACGCATCACCCAAACCGGAGAAAATCCAAAAGGGACTTGTGAGCTGCTCGGCAGAGGACCTGACCCGCCCCTTCATAGAGCCCCGCCCACCCGCCAATCAGAGAGAGCCTTGAACAGGGGGCGGGACAAAAGAGGAGCAGGTCCAATGAGGAATCAGCCTCCGGTCGCCTCAGGACCGAATATTACAAAGTCCAAGCTGCTAGCCTAGAGGAGGCGGTGGGTTGGCCAATCAGAGCGAGTAACTCACAGCGTTGGGTACTGGCAGCCAGTCAGAAGAGTGCTCGCAGGTGACTCGCCCGGCCCCAGCTTCCCGCCTTTCCCCTAACCTCTAAATCTGGGGGCCGGTGGTTCCCGGGTTAAGTTCTTCCGACACGGAGCTGTATTTCTTGTCCTCTCTTTACGCTTGTACTACCGACCCCAGGCCTGTGCAGGCGTCTGGTGGGACATGGCGAACTTGGGCTGCGAGGCCCTCCGGAGTCAGGATGGGGAGAGTTTTTTCTACTTCGCCTATGGCAGCAACCTGCTGACGGAGCGGATCCACCTCCGAAACCCCTCCGCCGTGTTCTACAGCGTGGCCCGCTTGCAGGTCAGTGCTCTCCTCCTGGCCCCCGAGATGTCTTCTGCTCTCTCTGCAGACAAAGCGGACAGGATTTTGAGAACTCACTTTCTCAGGGCCGCTCATCGCCAGCATTGGTCTGGGAATGCAGCTCTCTCTGCTCAAAGTACATCAGGGTTCCCTGCAcgaccctgcccccacccccttcccccacgGGTCCTTCTCGTCCTCTCTCAGCCCTCTGCTTGATCCCGGCTGCGCTGTGCTACTCTGGCTCCTGTGCCTCCCAGGCTGCCCTGAGCTCGCCCTCCTGACGTTCTCACCAGCTGCTCATTCTGCCCAGCTCCCGATGCCTCTCCCTTGGCCACTGACTTAGGGACATCATCACAGAATCCACTTGGTTGGTCCCCCTTAGAAATCTTCTCTGACCCAAGCCAAGGAATCAGTTGCTTTCTGTTCTACATTTGCTCCAGGACTTGTCACCTAGTTTTGTAAAAATCCGTTTACCAACCTTTTGCTCTCTACCTGAGGGGTCCCGAAAGCTGGAGCTATGTCTCATTCATAGTAAGGGCTGTGCTCACTTAAGTCTAATGGCTGAATGAACCTTCACTTGCCTTGGTAAGAATCATACCTCTTAGTAcagtacatttattcatttagttcATATTCTTCCAGCACTTACCTGGAGATACAAAGATGACTGAGTAAAGCTAGCAGCTTTCAGGACCTCCCCATCTGTAGGAGAGACAGGCAAACAGATTACCTACAGAGCCTTTTGACATCATTTTACCAGACAGACATGGTCTCTGCTATCATTGGTTGGGTTCTTAGTTGCAAGCAACAGAAGTAGCTGATTTAAGCAGAAAAAGAATGTGTTGAAAGGCTGTTGAACAGCTCACAGAATGACCAGGAAGGTAGGACCATAGAGCTGACAAAACAGGCAGGCATAGAAGGGAAGCTATAAAATAGCCAGTATCGCAGATGGAAACAGCCCGGGAGGCCACTGTTGACTCACCCTTGAGCTTGGTAAACACGGACATTGCATCATGAATCACTCATTCTGGACCCTGCCTCTACTGTCACTGTATCTGGAAGCTTCTGAAACCCAAATACAGCTCCCACCCCCAGAGTGGAATTTCTGCTCCCCTATGTCGCTGACTTCTAATTCAGAACCCTAGGTGGGTGTCCTAGGCTAAATCTTGGCCATATGCCCATGCCCTGACTCCAAGCAAAGCTAGAAGAACCAGTCTCTGGCATTTGAAACTTCAAAAACAGGAGTTGGGCTCTGAGCACTATCTACCCATCAAACTCATACGATAGGGAATTCCGCAAATATGGTAAAGAAGCTTAGATGTTTATAGTTGGGATgcagcaaagaactatctaacCAATGATATTCAGTCACAGGTATGGTCAGTCTTAAAAGAAGATGAATTGTACCTTGCTCTCAGTTTTGctctgaacctaaaactgctctgaaaagagtgaaaaaaaaattgttttaaggaaGCATTGAAGGTGCTATGGGAGTATGTGACTTAGGGATCTGACCTTACTGGGATGTCCAGTAAAGCCATAGCTGAAAGCTGAGATCTGAATGACTGGCGAGGGGAGAAGCAAATGGAACAGCAGGGACGAAAGATTTCAGGAGAGAAAAAAGCTGGGTCTTCTAGCTAGTGTGGCTAGAATTTAATGTGTAAGGAGGATGTAGCATGAAGCGTAGAGAGGCAGGGGAAGGGCCGCATGTTACAGGGCCCCAGAGGCCAATGAAGACTTGGATCTTGATCTTGAGAACAACAGTGAGAAGACCTCTGCCaaatttaagcaaataaaatatcaGGTTTACATCTTTGAAAGGTTGTTCTGGTTGCTGTGGAAAGTGCTTTGAAAGGGTCGGGGCAACCTACCAAAAGGGCTTTTGGAAGTGGATGTGGGAGCGCAGTTAGAAAGCTTTTGTAGCGGTCACTACCGAAGCTAATGGTACCTTGGAGTGGTAGCCAGGGCAGGTAGATGGTTTTTTGGGGTGTTGAGGAGAGAACACTGTTAGGCTTTGGTGATTGTGAAATGAAGAGTAGATAATGGTTTTTGATGCAACAGAGTGGATAATAGTGatatttgttaaaaagaaaaagaggattaGTTTCGGAGGGAACATCAAGCTCAGCTTGGGCACACAATTGGCCCTTGAACAATGCCAGGGTTAGTGGTTCCCACCCTTTGCTGAGCTGAAAATCAGAGAACTGCCATCTCTGCCTCAAAAACAGAGGAATCGATAAATGACTCGCCCAAGGGCAGGAAGCTGAAGAGGTTTGGACAGAATCAGGACTCGGACCCTAGTTCCTTTGACACATATTCGCTATTTCAGTCTCTAGTTGAACACAAACTTTCCCCCATTCTTAGTTACTTTGATGatctgaaaattgaaaaaaattcacagaTAAGTAGACCTGTGCAGTTGAAACTcatgttcaagggtcagctgtactgAGTTTGAGATGCTTGTTGCATACCCAAGTCAGCAGAAAAATGTTAGTGAACATTAATGaagtacttgggcttccctggtagctgcctgcagagcaggggaccgcggttcgattcctgggtggggaagatccccttgagacaggttaggctatccactccagtattcttgggcttccctagtggctcagtcagtaaacagtccatctgcagtgcaggagacttgggttcgatccctgggttgggaagatcccctgaaggaggacatggcaagccactctagtattcttgcctgtgaaatcctagacagagaagccttgtggggtgcaatacatggggtcacaaagagtcagacacgactgagcgactgagcacaacacagcacatgaAGTACTTACTATGCTCTAAGCACTTTCAAAGTCAAAAGAGAGACCTGAGCTGGATAAAAGACAGTTGGAATATTGGATGGTATTTGAAGTCATCGGAAGGTATGATTTTTGTCTTGAGCAAACTGCTGAGAAAAGGGCCTAAACTGAAACTTTTAGAAACTCCAACATTTAAAAACTAGGTAGGGGAGGAGGAGTTGGTAAAGGGAATTGAGATCAAGGAACAgctgaaaggaaaggaagcagatcAAGACAGTGTGGATAACTATGTCAGAAACATCTGAGAAGTAGAGCAAGATGAGGAATGAAAATTGTCTATGGGATTTAacagtatatcagttcagttcagtcactcagtcatgtccgattcttttcgaccccatggactgcagcacgccaggccttcctgtccatcaccaactaccggagcttactcaatctcatgtccattgagtgggtgataccatccaaccatctcatcctctgttgtccccttctgctcccaccttcagtctttcccagcatcaggatcttttcaaatgagtcagtttttcgcatcaggtggccaaagtattgaagtttcagctttgacatcagtccttccaatgaatattcaggactgaattccattaggatggactgattggatctccttgcagtccgagggactctcaagaatcttctccaacaccacagttcagaagcatccatcctttggtgctcagccttctttatgatctaactctcaaatccatacatgactactggaaaagccatagccttgaatagacagacctttgttggcaaagtgatgtctctgctttttaatattctgtctaggttggtcgtaacttttcttccaagaagtaagtgtcttttgatttcatggctccagtcactatctgcagtaattttggagccccaaaataaaagtcagccactgttcccactgtttccccatccatttgctatgaagtgatgggaccagatgccatgatcttagttttctgaatgttgagctttaagccacctttttcactctcctctttcactttcatcaagaggctctttagtccttcttcgctttctgtcataaaggttgtgttgtctgtgtatctgaggttattgatatttctcccagcaatcttgattccagcttgtgcttcatccagcccagtgttcttatgatgtactctgcatgtaagttaaataagcagggtgacaatatacagccttgatgtactcctttcccaatttggaaccagtctgttattctatgtccagttctaactgttgcttcctgacttgcatacagatttctcaagaggcaggtcaggtggtctggtattcccatctctttaagaattttccagtttgtggtgatcacacagtcaaagactttggcatagtcaataaagcagaaacagatgtttttctggaactctcttgcttttttgataattcaatgaatgttggcaatttgatctctggttcctctgccttttctaaaaccagcttgtacatctggaagttcacggttcacgtgcgGTtgacctgggttggagaattttgagcattactttactagcacgtgagatgagtgcaattgtgcagtagtttgagcattctttggcattgcctttctttgggattggaatgaaaactgaccttttccagttctgtgcccactgctgagttttccaaatttgctggcatattgagtgcagcactttcacagcatcatcttttaggatttgaaatagctcaactggaattccatcaccttcactttgttcgtagtgatgctttctaaggcccacttgatgtctcattccaggatgtctggctctaggtgagtgatcacagtatcatgattatctgggtcatgaa
It contains:
- the GGCT gene encoding gamma-glutamylcyclotransferase isoform X4, with amino-acid sequence MANLGCEALRSQDGESFFYFAYGSNLLTERIHLRNPSAVFYSVARLQVICMGAKENGLPLEYQKKLNAIEPNDYKGKVSEEIEDIIKKGEAKTH